One Vibrio neonatus genomic window carries:
- the bamD gene encoding outer membrane protein assembly factor BamD, which yields MKHQTLVGLLSAMLLFGCSSSDEIVPDVPPSQLYADAQTSLRAGSWSSAVEKLEALDSRYPFGPYSEQVQLDLIYAYYKNDELPLALATIERFIRLNPTHERSDWVLYMRGLTHMAQDRNFLHDVFNIDRSDRDPEPVKQAFSDFKRLLQRYPTSAYAEDAEQRMIALKKRLADYDYASADFYIRRKAWIAAINRCQELQRSYPDTEAARKSLRLQLIAYQELKLDDAVARTEKLIELNPL from the coding sequence ATGAAACATCAAACTCTAGTCGGCCTTTTGTCTGCTATGTTGCTTTTCGGATGCAGCAGTAGCGATGAAATTGTACCCGATGTACCACCTTCACAATTGTATGCAGATGCTCAGACTTCACTCCGAGCTGGCTCTTGGTCGTCTGCTGTAGAAAAGCTAGAAGCTTTAGATTCTCGCTATCCATTTGGTCCGTATTCAGAACAAGTGCAACTTGATCTTATATATGCGTATTACAAAAATGATGAGCTTCCATTGGCTCTTGCTACCATCGAGCGTTTTATTCGCTTAAACCCAACCCATGAAAGATCTGACTGGGTTTTATATATGCGTGGTTTAACGCATATGGCGCAAGACAGAAACTTTTTGCATGATGTGTTTAACATCGATCGTTCTGATCGAGATCCTGAACCCGTCAAACAAGCATTTTCTGACTTCAAACGTTTATTGCAGCGTTACCCTACCAGTGCATATGCAGAAGATGCCGAGCAACGCATGATAGCGTTGAAAAAGCGTCTGGCTGACTATGACTATGCTTCTGCCGATTTTTACATCCGTCGTAAAGCATGGATTGCGGCCATCAACCGCTGTCAAGAATTGCAACGTAGCTACCCTGATACTGAGGCAGCACGTAAGTCTTTACGCTTACAACTTATCGCCTATCAAGAACTTAAATTAGATGATGCCGTGGCTCGAACTGAAAAACTCATTGAGCTAAATCCACTTTAA
- the hpf gene encoding ribosome hibernation-promoting factor, HPF/YfiA family, translating to MKMNITGKNIEITSAIRSHIEEKFKKLEKWQVDIIGCNASFQEEPNKNKRFEAVISVPKGQLVASAVHADLYIAVNEVEQKLERQLNKLRHKPDARRASHSDAPVEPEEPVIEEV from the coding sequence ATGAAAATGAACATTACTGGCAAAAACATTGAAATCACCTCTGCAATTCGCTCTCATATTGAAGAGAAATTTAAAAAACTAGAAAAATGGCAAGTCGACATTATTGGTTGCAATGCAAGCTTCCAAGAAGAGCCAAATAAGAACAAACGATTTGAAGCAGTCATCAGCGTACCAAAAGGACAATTAGTTGCTTCTGCCGTTCATGCCGATTTATATATCGCAGTGAATGAAGTTGAACAAAAACTTGAACGACAACTGAATAAACTTCGCCACAAACCTGACGCACGACGCGCAAGTCATTCCGATGCACCGGTTGAACCAGAAGAACCTGTGATTGAAGAAGTTTAA
- the clpB gene encoding ATP-dependent chaperone ClpB, protein MRYDRLTGKFQAALSDAQSLAVGRDHQYIEPSHLLFSLLDQEGGSVRPLLTMLKVDLVQLRAQLSDKLDSFPKVSGMAADVQVSATLTKLLNLCDKFAQKRNDSYISSELFLQAAINDSSQLGPMLKAQGVTEKKIIDAIEKITGGQKVDDPSAEDQRQALSKYTIDLTERAEQGKLDPVIGRDDEIRRTIQVLQRRTKNNPVLIGEPGVGKTAIVEGLAQRIINDEVPEGLKGRRVLSLDMGALIAGAKYRGEFEERLKAVLNELAQENGNIILFIDEMHTVVGAGKGDGAMDAGNMLKPALARGDLHCVGATTLDEHRQYIEKDPALERRFQKVLVDEPSVEDTIAILRGLKEKYELHHHVDITDPAIVAAATLSHRYVSDRQLPDKAIDLIDEAASSIRMQIDSKPEAMDKLDRKIIQLKMEQQALNKEDDDASRKRVALINEELSDKERQYAELDEVWTAEKASLSGTQDIKAELEQARLDIEFARRAGDLNRMSELQYGRIPDLEKQLQLASDAEQKELTLLKNKVGDAEIAEVLSKQTGIPVAKMLEAEKSKLLRMEEDLHQKVIGQNEAVSAVADAIRRSRAGLSDPNKPIGSFLFLGPTGVGKTELCKTLAHFLFDSEEAMVRIDMSEFMEKHSVARLVGAPPGYVGYEEGGYLTEAVRRRPYSVILLDEVEKAHPDVFNILLQVLDDGRLTDGQGRTVDFRNTVLIMTSNLGSTEIHAGFGESSYAQMKEQVMDVVKNHFRPEFLNRVDESVVFHPLAQKHIRNIASIQLQALVERLEAKDYPMSISDEALDKIAQIGFDPVYGARPLKRAIQQYVENPLAKSLLSGKFVPGQVIELTVEGDDIVAKQS, encoded by the coding sequence ATGCGTTATGATCGACTAACCGGCAAATTTCAAGCCGCCCTCTCAGATGCCCAATCCTTGGCTGTAGGTCGAGATCATCAATATATAGAACCTAGCCACCTTTTATTCTCTTTGCTCGATCAAGAGGGTGGTAGTGTAAGACCGCTTCTGACTATGCTAAAAGTTGACCTTGTTCAACTGCGCGCTCAACTGTCCGATAAATTAGATAGCTTTCCCAAAGTCAGTGGTATGGCCGCTGATGTACAGGTTTCTGCGACATTAACTAAATTACTTAACCTGTGTGATAAATTTGCGCAAAAACGTAATGATAGCTACATCTCCTCAGAGCTATTTTTACAAGCCGCAATTAACGACAGTAGCCAACTTGGACCAATGCTGAAAGCGCAAGGGGTTACCGAGAAGAAAATCATCGATGCCATCGAAAAGATCACCGGTGGTCAAAAGGTCGATGATCCTAGTGCAGAAGATCAAAGACAAGCACTCAGCAAATACACTATTGATTTAACTGAGCGTGCAGAGCAGGGCAAACTCGACCCTGTTATTGGTCGTGATGATGAGATTCGTCGCACCATTCAAGTATTGCAACGCAGAACCAAAAACAACCCTGTGCTTATCGGTGAACCCGGTGTGGGTAAAACCGCTATCGTCGAAGGCTTAGCACAACGAATTATCAATGATGAAGTCCCTGAAGGCCTAAAAGGACGTCGAGTTCTTTCTTTAGATATGGGGGCATTGATTGCCGGTGCTAAATATCGCGGTGAATTTGAAGAACGTTTAAAAGCGGTGCTTAACGAACTAGCCCAAGAAAATGGCAATATCATTTTGTTCATTGATGAAATGCACACCGTAGTGGGCGCAGGTAAAGGCGACGGCGCAATGGATGCCGGTAATATGCTAAAACCAGCTCTAGCGCGTGGTGATTTACACTGCGTGGGCGCAACAACACTGGATGAACATAGACAATACATCGAAAAAGATCCGGCACTGGAACGTCGTTTCCAAAAAGTGCTGGTGGATGAGCCTAGTGTTGAAGACACCATCGCTATTTTACGTGGTTTAAAAGAGAAGTATGAACTTCACCACCATGTTGATATTACCGATCCGGCTATCGTAGCGGCGGCCACCTTGTCACATCGCTATGTGTCTGATCGTCAGCTTCCTGATAAAGCCATCGATTTGATTGATGAAGCGGCGTCTTCTATTCGTATGCAGATCGATTCAAAACCGGAAGCGATGGATAAACTCGATCGTAAAATCATCCAATTGAAAATGGAGCAACAAGCGCTCAATAAAGAAGATGATGATGCCAGCCGTAAACGGGTTGCCTTGATCAACGAAGAGTTATCAGACAAAGAACGCCAATATGCTGAGCTAGATGAAGTATGGACAGCAGAAAAAGCGTCACTATCTGGCACGCAAGATATCAAAGCTGAACTAGAGCAAGCTCGTTTAGATATTGAATTTGCCCGTCGAGCAGGTGATCTGAATCGTATGTCTGAATTGCAATACGGTCGCATTCCGGATTTAGAAAAACAGTTGCAGTTAGCCTCTGACGCAGAGCAAAAAGAACTGACCTTACTGAAAAACAAAGTAGGGGATGCCGAAATTGCCGAAGTGCTATCCAAACAAACCGGTATTCCAGTTGCTAAAATGTTGGAAGCAGAAAAATCCAAACTTTTGCGTATGGAAGAAGATCTACACCAAAAAGTGATTGGTCAAAACGAAGCCGTAAGTGCTGTGGCTGATGCCATTCGCCGTAGTCGAGCAGGATTGTCCGATCCAAACAAACCGATTGGTTCTTTCTTATTCTTAGGTCCAACTGGGGTAGGTAAAACCGAACTGTGTAAAACATTGGCTCACTTCCTATTTGATAGTGAAGAGGCAATGGTGCGCATTGATATGTCAGAGTTCATGGAAAAACATTCTGTGGCTCGACTAGTGGGCGCGCCTCCGGGCTATGTTGGTTATGAAGAAGGCGGTTACCTTACTGAGGCTGTAAGACGTCGTCCATATTCTGTTATCTTGCTTGATGAAGTAGAGAAAGCGCATCCAGATGTGTTCAATATTTTATTACAAGTATTAGATGATGGACGCTTAACCGATGGACAAGGTCGCACTGTTGATTTTAGAAATACCGTATTGATCATGACGTCTAATTTGGGCTCAACAGAAATCCATGCAGGATTTGGTGAAAGCTCGTACGCTCAAATGAAAGAACAAGTGATGGATGTGGTGAAAAATCATTTCCGCCCTGAGTTCCTAAACCGAGTGGATGAAAGTGTGGTATTCCACCCATTAGCACAGAAACACATTCGCAATATTGCGTCTATTCAGTTGCAAGCATTGGTAGAACGTTTGGAAGCGAAAGATTACCCAATGTCTATTAGTGATGAAGCATTGGATAAAATTGCGCAAATTGGCTTTGATCCTGTTTATGGGGCAAGACCACTAAAACGTGCAATCCAACAATATGTTGAAAATCCATTAGCTAAATCACTACTTTCTGGGAAATTTGTACCAGGACAAGTGATTGAGTTAACTGTTGAAGGCGATGATATCGTAGCGAAACAAAGCTAA
- the pgeF gene encoding peptidoglycan editing factor PgeF → MSYLHPNWNVANCVKSISSTRKGGFSVGDFASLNLGMHVNDDPVTVQKNRDHLAQLSNMPSPPVWMNQTHSTTVVELTEPTTETIEADALVTSVPGVVCSVMTADCLPVLFASADGTKVASTHAGWRGLVGGILENTLSHFSGPVVAWIGPAISLDAFEVGDEVREQFIQVNSDDAVAFHQHKPGKWMADLPLLAKLRLQRAGCDHISLSGLCTYQDQERFFSYRRQASTGRQSSFIWIE, encoded by the coding sequence ATGAGTTACTTGCATCCCAATTGGAACGTAGCAAATTGCGTAAAGTCCATTAGCTCCACTCGCAAAGGTGGTTTTTCTGTGGGCGATTTTGCCAGTCTCAATTTAGGGATGCATGTTAATGATGATCCGGTTACGGTGCAGAAAAACCGCGATCATCTCGCTCAATTAAGCAATATGCCGTCACCTCCGGTATGGATGAATCAAACTCACTCCACTACAGTAGTTGAGTTAACCGAGCCAACGACTGAAACTATCGAAGCTGACGCACTCGTAACTTCAGTGCCGGGTGTAGTGTGTAGCGTTATGACTGCGGATTGTCTGCCAGTATTGTTTGCCAGTGCTGATGGAACAAAAGTAGCCAGTACACATGCTGGTTGGCGCGGCTTGGTGGGAGGGATTTTAGAAAATACCTTGAGTCACTTTTCTGGCCCCGTAGTCGCTTGGATTGGTCCTGCCATTAGTTTGGATGCTTTTGAAGTGGGCGATGAAGTCCGAGAGCAGTTTATTCAAGTAAACAGCGATGATGCGGTCGCGTTTCATCAACACAAACCGGGTAAGTGGATGGCCGATCTTCCTTTATTGGCTAAATTACGATTACAAAGAGCAGGTTGCGATCACATCTCGCTATCTGGTTTATGTACTTACCAAGATCAAGAGCGTTTCTTTTCCTATCGCAGACAAGCCTCAACAGGTCGTCAATCTAGCTTTATTTGGATTGAATAG
- a CDS encoding chorismate mutase — protein MAETPLSLDDIRNRLNALDDKLLSLLSERRNLSLEVAKSKVETSKPVRDADREQQLLVKLINNGKEKYQLDAEYITKVFYTIIEDSVLLQQAYLQNLVNPALQRKPLARVAFLGAKGSYSHLASQDYFSRRNTDLIELNCESFKEVTKTVESGHADYGVLPIENTSSGSINEVYDLLQHTTLYIVGELSQPIEHCLLSPEEVRLEDIKTIYSHPQPHQQCSDFLGRLKGTKLETCASTADAMLKVKELNRPDAVAIGNALSGKLYGLQNVQGNIANQTENHTRFIVVARKAFSVSDQIPAKTTLIMSTSQEAGSLVETLLVLQRHNINIKKLESRPIMGNPWEEMFYMDLETHLDSHAAQSAINELVTITRYLKVLGCYPSENIKPTQVKVP, from the coding sequence ATGGCTGAAACACCACTTTCTCTCGACGATATTCGCAATCGCCTCAATGCTCTTGACGATAAACTGCTAAGTTTGCTCTCCGAACGCCGTAATTTGAGCTTAGAAGTCGCGAAAAGCAAAGTGGAGACCTCTAAGCCCGTCAGAGATGCGGATAGAGAACAACAATTGTTGGTCAAACTAATCAATAACGGTAAAGAGAAATACCAACTGGATGCGGAATACATCACTAAAGTGTTCTACACCATCATCGAAGACTCAGTATTACTTCAGCAAGCCTACCTACAAAACTTGGTGAACCCTGCTCTGCAACGTAAGCCTCTGGCTCGCGTCGCTTTTCTTGGTGCTAAAGGTTCATACTCGCACTTAGCTAGTCAAGATTACTTTAGCCGTCGTAACACTGACCTTATTGAACTCAATTGTGAGTCTTTCAAAGAGGTGACTAAAACCGTTGAGTCTGGGCATGCTGACTATGGCGTACTGCCTATCGAGAACACCAGCTCTGGCTCTATCAACGAAGTGTATGACCTGTTGCAGCACACTACCCTATATATTGTAGGTGAACTCTCTCAGCCGATTGAGCACTGTTTGCTCTCGCCAGAAGAAGTGCGATTAGAAGACATAAAGACTATCTATTCTCACCCTCAGCCTCATCAGCAATGCAGTGACTTCTTAGGTCGTCTAAAAGGCACCAAATTAGAAACCTGTGCTAGCACCGCCGATGCAATGTTAAAAGTGAAAGAGCTTAATCGCCCTGACGCCGTGGCTATCGGTAATGCACTCAGTGGTAAGCTGTACGGCTTACAAAACGTGCAGGGAAATATTGCTAACCAAACCGAAAACCATACTCGCTTTATTGTGGTTGCGCGTAAGGCGTTCAGCGTTTCCGATCAAATTCCAGCCAAAACCACCTTAATTATGTCTACCTCTCAAGAGGCAGGCTCATTGGTAGAAACCTTATTGGTACTGCAACGCCACAACATCAATATTAAGAAGCTAGAGTCTCGTCCTATCATGGGCAATCCATGGGAAGAGATGTTCTATATGGATCTTGAAACTCACCTCGATTCACATGCGGCGCAATCGGCCATTAATGAATTGGTTACGATCACCCGTTACCTGAAAGTGCTAGGCTGTTATCCAAGCGAAAATATCAAGCCAACTCAGGTTAAAGTGCCTTAG
- a CDS encoding MltF family protein, which yields MKNLMLGLLASVLLSLPTQALELSPIQKNTYIGDYKVIKEKGVVRALVAADLGFYYVEGGRPKGIIAEQLHHFELSLKKKHPYMRIKIIPVTRDALFDALNDGQGDVAIANLTITERRKKEVDFSTPILTGVNELFLTHNSQEPITSAEQVSGMEVWIRASSSYFESIQALNKQLSSSGHIPIQVNFVQESLQDLELVELVNQGLIPATIIDSHKASLWLNVMKNIQVHEEFPVRSDAQIAWALRHHNPEFKQVINSYLKTAKRGTLLGNVIYKKYLQDTRWLTRALNPKKMAKLESLSNLFEHYGQEYQIDWVMLSAQAFQESGLDNSKVSHRGAVGIMQVLPATAKDPYINIPNIKPVENNIHAGTKYLRFIHDRYFSDPDIDESNKVYFSLASYNAGPAKIRRMRALALKQGYDHNIWFNNVEIVARRNIGREPVQYVANINRYYTIYKQLGEIQSEREELNNDLNKQISPVQLIFDVSD from the coding sequence ATGAAAAATCTTATGCTGGGGCTACTTGCCTCTGTCCTGCTGTCCTTACCGACACAGGCACTTGAACTGTCTCCAATCCAAAAGAACACCTATATTGGTGATTATAAAGTCATCAAAGAAAAAGGCGTGGTTCGCGCTTTAGTGGCTGCTGATCTTGGTTTTTACTATGTAGAAGGTGGCAGACCAAAAGGCATCATCGCCGAGCAATTACATCACTTTGAGCTTAGCTTGAAGAAAAAACATCCTTACATGCGGATTAAAATTATCCCTGTCACTCGAGATGCGCTGTTTGATGCGTTAAACGATGGTCAAGGCGATGTGGCGATTGCTAATCTCACCATTACTGAGCGGCGCAAAAAAGAAGTCGACTTCAGCACCCCTATCCTTACTGGGGTCAACGAACTGTTCCTTACTCATAATTCACAAGAACCCATTACTTCTGCTGAGCAAGTCAGTGGGATGGAAGTGTGGATCAGAGCAAGTTCTAGCTACTTTGAAAGTATCCAAGCGCTCAACAAGCAACTGTCTAGTAGTGGGCATATTCCTATACAAGTAAATTTTGTTCAAGAAAGCCTGCAAGACCTAGAATTAGTGGAATTGGTCAATCAAGGCTTAATTCCCGCCACCATTATTGATAGTCATAAAGCCAGCTTGTGGCTAAACGTGATGAAAAACATTCAAGTCCATGAAGAGTTCCCTGTACGCAGTGATGCACAAATTGCTTGGGCTTTACGTCATCACAACCCTGAATTTAAGCAAGTGATCAATAGCTACTTAAAAACAGCCAAACGAGGCACTTTGCTGGGCAATGTTATCTATAAGAAGTATCTGCAAGATACACGCTGGTTAACCCGCGCCTTAAACCCGAAAAAAATGGCTAAACTTGAAAGCTTATCTAACCTATTTGAGCATTATGGACAAGAATATCAAATTGATTGGGTGATGCTGTCGGCGCAAGCCTTTCAAGAATCAGGTCTAGACAATAGTAAAGTCTCACACCGAGGTGCGGTAGGCATTATGCAGGTACTGCCAGCTACTGCGAAAGACCCTTATATCAATATCCCTAACATTAAGCCGGTCGAAAATAATATTCATGCTGGAACCAAGTATCTAAGGTTTATCCACGATAGGTACTTTAGTGACCCTGATATCGATGAAAGTAATAAAGTTTACTTTAGCCTAGCGTCATACAATGCAGGCCCAGCCAAAATCCGTAGGATGAGAGCCTTAGCGCTAAAGCAGGGATACGATCACAATATCTGGTTTAATAATGTCGAAATCGTGGCAAGGCGAAACATAGGGCGTGAGCCTGTGCAGTATGTTGCCAATATAAATCGTTACTACACAATTTATAAGCAGCTTGGCGAGATCCAAAGTGAGCGTGAAGAATTGAATAATGATTTGAATAAACAGATTAGCCCAGTGCAATTGATCTTTGATGTCTCAGATTAA
- the rluD gene encoding 23S rRNA pseudouridine(1911/1915/1917) synthase RluD yields the protein MAQQIELKSTVKESQLGQRLDQAIAELFDEFSRSRLKEWLLAGKVSVDGAVVTKARVRVMGGEDIVVLAEIEDEERWEAQDIPLDIVYEDEDLLVINKPRGLVVHPGAGTPDGTVLNALLHHYPQIAEVPRAGIVHRLDKDTTGLMVVAKNVPTQTRLVRTLQKRRITREYEAIAIGKMTAGGMIDKAIGRHSTKRILMAVSEFGKPAITHYRVAERFREHTRIRLRLETGRTHQIRVHMSYLQHPLLGDIAYGGRARIPKGATEELTTMIRSFDRQALHAVMLKFVHPTTGEEMQFHAPVPDDMIEMAEALRQDMRDNYEDEY from the coding sequence ATGGCCCAGCAGATAGAATTAAAAAGTACCGTAAAAGAGAGTCAACTAGGTCAACGCCTAGACCAGGCCATCGCAGAATTGTTCGATGAGTTTTCCCGTTCGCGTTTAAAAGAATGGTTACTCGCCGGAAAAGTCAGCGTTGATGGTGCCGTTGTCACAAAAGCTCGCGTTAGGGTAATGGGTGGTGAGGACATTGTTGTTTTGGCAGAAATCGAAGATGAAGAACGATGGGAAGCCCAAGACATACCTTTAGACATTGTTTATGAAGATGAAGATCTGTTAGTGATCAATAAGCCTAGAGGCCTAGTGGTTCACCCTGGAGCAGGTACTCCAGATGGCACAGTATTGAATGCACTATTGCATCATTACCCTCAGATTGCCGAAGTACCGCGTGCGGGTATCGTGCATCGTCTTGATAAAGACACCACAGGTTTGATGGTAGTGGCAAAAAATGTCCCTACGCAAACTCGCTTAGTGCGTACTTTGCAAAAACGCCGTATTACTCGTGAATACGAAGCGATTGCGATTGGTAAAATGACCGCTGGTGGCATGATTGATAAAGCTATCGGACGTCACTCAACCAAACGCATCTTAATGGCAGTCAGTGAATTCGGTAAGCCAGCAATCACTCACTATCGTGTTGCTGAGCGTTTCCGTGAGCACACACGTATTCGACTACGTCTAGAAACAGGCCGTACTCACCAAATTCGTGTACACATGTCTTACTTACAACATCCACTGCTAGGTGATATCGCCTATGGTGGTCGTGCACGTATTCCAAAAGGCGCAACAGAAGAACTGACTACTATGATCCGCAGTTTTGATCGTCAGGCTCTACACGCGGTTATGCTGAAGTTTGTGCATCCAACAACAGGCGAAGAAATGCAATTTCATGCTCCTGTTCCTGATGACATGATTGAGATGGCTGAAGCGCTGCGCCAAGATATGCGCGACAACTACGAAGACGAATATTAA